In Amycolatopsis sp. FBCC-B4732, the genomic stretch CGGCTGCAGCCTCTTCGAAGTCCGCGGCCTCGCCCGCGGCATGACGCTCAAAGAGGGCCTCAACTACGACCCCGCCGGCCGGTACGTCCCCCTCGGCGGCGCCAAGGGCGGCATCGACTTCGACCCGTACGACGAGCGCGCCCGCGACGTCGTCGCCCGCTACCTGCACGCCATGCGGCCGCTGATCGAACGCTACTGGACCATGGGCGAAGACCTGGGCCTGCGCCAGGACGTCATCGACGGCGTCATCGCCGAGATCGGGCTGCTCAGCCCCGTCCAGGCCGTCTACCCGCTGCTCGAAGACCGCGAAGCGGCGACGGCCCGGCTCGCCGACGCCTTCCGGATCGAAGTCGGCGGGCTGGGGCTCGACGAGCTGGTCGGCGGCCTCGGCGTCGCGCAAGCCACGCTGACCGGGCTCGAACTGCTCGGCCACACCGGGCCGCGCCGGGCCGTCGTGCAGGGGTTCGGGTCGATGGGCGGGGCCACCGCCCGGTTCCTCGCCGAGGCCGGGCTGCCGGTCGTCGGGGTCTCGGACGTCCGCGGGGTCGTCGCCAACCCCGCCGGGCTCGACGTCGAACACCTGCTGCGGCACCGCGACCGCTTCGGCGGGATCGACCGCGACCACCTCAAGCCCGGCGACGAGCTCCTGCCGCCGGAAGCGTGGCTGGACGTACCCGCCGAAGTGCTGGTGCCGGCCGCGATCTCCTACTGCGTCGACAGCGACAACCAGGCCCGGATCGGCGCGAAACTCGTCGTCGAGGCCGCGAACATGCCCGTCACCGCGGACGCCGAAGCCCGCCTCGACGCCCGCGGCATCCCGGTGGTCCCGGACTTCGTGGCCAACTCGGCGACCAACTCCTGGTGGTGGTGGACGCTCTTCGGCGACGTCGGCGCGGACGCCGGTGAGGCGTTCGACAAGGTCCGCGGCCGCATGCGCGAGCTGGTCACCGCCGTGTTCGAGCTCGCCACCCTCGACGGCCTGAGCCTGCGCGCCGCGGCCTTGCGGCTGTCCGAACGGAACCTCGAGGCCATCCAGGCCCGGTACGGCGCGGGAACGAATCCACCCGCAAAGTAGTTGAGCGTCGTATGAAACTCGGCATCTACAGCTTCGGCGACCGCACGCCGGACCCGCACACCGGCGACCAGCCGTCCGTCGCGCGGACGCTGGCCAACACCCTCGAGCGGATCAAGCTCGCCGACGAGCTGGGCCTCGGCTTCTACGGCCTCGGCGAACACCACCTCGACCAGTACGCGATCTCGAACCCCGGCACCGTCCTGGCCGCCGCGGCGAGCGTCACGAACCAGATCACGCTGAGCTCCGCCGTGACCGTCCTCAGCACCGAGGACCCGGTCCGCGTCTACCAGCAGTTCACCACGCTCGACCAGCTCAGCCACGGCCGCGCCGAGCTGCTCGCCGGGCGCGGGTCGTTCACCGAGTCGTTCCCGCTGTTCGGCAACGATCTCGGCGACTACGACGACCTGTTCGAAGAGAAGCTCGCGCTGCTGCTCCGCATCGACCGCGAAGACCCGCTGACCTGGTCGGGCAAGTTCCGCCCGCCGCTGGACAACGCGCGAATCCTGCCGCGCCCGTACCACAGGAGGCTGCGCATCTCCATCGGCACCGGCGGCAACCCCGAGTCGTCGATCCGCGCCGGGCTGCTCGGCCTGCCCGTCGTGTACGCGGTGATCGGCGGCCGTCCCGAGCGCTTCGCCCCGCTCGTCGACCTCTACCGCCAGGCCGGTGAGGCCGGCGAGCACGAGCGCGAAGACCTGCACGTCACCATGGGCGCGATCGGTTTCCTCGCACCGAACTCGCAGGACGCCAAGGAAACGTTCTACCCGTACTGGCTCGAGACCATGAAGTACGGCGCTCGCGCCCGCGGCTGGGCCGTCCCGACCCGCGCCGAGTACGACCAGTACACCCACGAAGCCCAGGCGTTGTTCGTCGGCAGCCCGCAGGAGATCGCCGAGCGGCTGATCGAGGTCGGCAAGCTGACCGGCGCCGACCGCTACGCGATGCAGATGGACTGGTCCGGCGTCCCGCACGCCGAAGTCATGAAGGCCATCGAACTGCTGGGTACCGAGGTGCTTCCCTTGGTGGAAAAGGAGTTCTAGACGTCGTTCGCGGCGATGTAGCCGAACGTCATCGCCGGGCCGATGGTCGAGCCCGCGCCGGCGTAGCTGTGGCCCATCACCGCAGCGCTCGCGTTGCCGGCCGCGTACAGGCCGGGGATCACCGTGCCGTCCGGGCGCAGCACGCGCGCCCGGGCGTCCGTGCGCATGCCGCCCTTCGTGCCGAGGTCGCCGGGAACGATCCGCAGCGCGTAGTACGGCGGCGCCCACAGCGGCGCGAGGCAGGAGTTGGGCAGCACCAGCGGATCCGTGTAGTAGTGGTCGTACGCGCTCGCGCCGCGATGGAAGTCGGTGTCCACGCCGGACCGGGCGAGCCCGTTGAATCGGTCCACAGTGGACTTCAACGCGGCGGGCGGCACGCCGATCTGCGTGCCGAGACCCTGGATCGTCGACGCCTTGAACACCGCGCCCGCCGCGTACCAGGAGTCCGGGAACGGCAGCAGCGGCAGGAGGTCGCGGAACAGGTACCGGTTCCGGTAGTTCTGGTCGACGATCAGCCACGCGGGGATGTCCGGCGCGGCCGGGTTCTTGTCGTACATGGTGTGCACGACGTCGCTGTAGGGCCCGGCTTCGTTGACGAACCGCTGTCCCGCCTGGTTGACCAGCAGCCCGCCGGGCAGGGTCCGCTCGGCCAGGCAGAAGTACGGGTCGCCGGGAACCGGGATGGCCGGGCCCCACCACGCGTCGTCCATCAGGTCGAGCGCGGCGCCGGCGCGCTGGCCGGCGCGGATGCCGTCGCCGGTGTTCTCCTTCGCGCCGACCGTCCAATCCGTACTGATCGGCTGACGCTGGTACTGCGCGCGCATGCCGGCGTTGTGCTCGAACCCGCCCGTGCCGACGATCACGCCGCGCCGCGCCCGGACCAGCCCC encodes the following:
- a CDS encoding LLM class flavin-dependent oxidoreductase, giving the protein MKLGIYSFGDRTPDPHTGDQPSVARTLANTLERIKLADELGLGFYGLGEHHLDQYAISNPGTVLAAAASVTNQITLSSAVTVLSTEDPVRVYQQFTTLDQLSHGRAELLAGRGSFTESFPLFGNDLGDYDDLFEEKLALLLRIDREDPLTWSGKFRPPLDNARILPRPYHRRLRISIGTGGNPESSIRAGLLGLPVVYAVIGGRPERFAPLVDLYRQAGEAGEHEREDLHVTMGAIGFLAPNSQDAKETFYPYWLETMKYGARARGWAVPTRAEYDQYTHEAQALFVGSPQEIAERLIEVGKLTGADRYAMQMDWSGVPHAEVMKAIELLGTEVLPLVEKEF
- a CDS encoding Glu/Leu/Phe/Val dehydrogenase dimerization domain-containing protein, translated to MTALLEVAWTDPVTGCRGYLVIDRLVRGVASGGLRMRRGCSLFEVRGLARGMTLKEGLNYDPAGRYVPLGGAKGGIDFDPYDERARDVVARYLHAMRPLIERYWTMGEDLGLRQDVIDGVIAEIGLLSPVQAVYPLLEDREAATARLADAFRIEVGGLGLDELVGGLGVAQATLTGLELLGHTGPRRAVVQGFGSMGGATARFLAEAGLPVVGVSDVRGVVANPAGLDVEHLLRHRDRFGGIDRDHLKPGDELLPPEAWLDVPAEVLVPAAISYCVDSDNQARIGAKLVVEAANMPVTADAEARLDARGIPVVPDFVANSATNSWWWWTLFGDVGADAGEAFDKVRGRMRELVTAVFELATLDGLSLRAAALRLSERNLEAIQARYGAGTNPPAK
- the kstD gene encoding 3-oxosteroid 1-dehydrogenase; this translates as MDADLTRRQILRGTAAGAGLAATSALAAPSPANAAQVGEYDVVVVGSGAAGMTAALTAAKRGLSVVVLEKAPTFGGSAARSGAGIWIPNNPVLLAAGVPDTPAKAAQYLAAVVGPDVPAARQEAFLRNGPAMISFVLANSPLRFRFMDGYSDYYPELPGGLPNGRSIEPDQFDGTLLGAELAHLNPPYLATPAGMVVFSTDYKWLNLAAVNAKGAAVAAACLARGTAAAIAGQKPLTMGQSLAAGLRAGLLAANVPVWLNTPLVDLNIEAGAVTGVLVPQGLVRARRGVIVGTGGFEHNAGMRAQYQRQPISTDWTVGAKENTGDGIRAGQRAGAALDLMDDAWWGPAIPVPGDPYFCLAERTLPGGLLVNQAGQRFVNEAGPYSDVVHTMYDKNPAAPDIPAWLIVDQNYRNRYLFRDLLPLLPFPDSWYAAGAVFKASTIQGLGTQIGVPPAALKSTVDRFNGLARSGVDTDFHRGASAYDHYYTDPLVLPNSCLAPLWAPPYYALRIVPGDLGTKGGMRTDARARVLRPDGTVIPGLYAAGNASAAVMGHSYAGAGSTIGPAMTFGYIAANDV